The genomic window AATGTTGTCTCTCTTCTTTATACAGAGGAATTGTGGGgctttcttttgcaaataaagggCGTATTCTTCATGTAGTGGGTACTAATGGAATGGTCTCAACATTGAAATCAGAAAATGGAGAACTTATAGGAGAGTTCAAAGCTTCAAAGAAGCCGATCTCTTCCTTAGCTTTTTCTAGCGGTCAGTAATTGAGTCATATTGATCCTTTTGAGTTTCTAACCTATTGTTGACATCATCTACTTTCTTTTTTCCAGACGAGAAAATCTTAGCCATAGCTGGTAGCAAGATACGGGTTCTAAGCttggaaaatgggaaagaaCTTTTGAAGTTCCCTGATGATTTGGTGAGTTCACTAAATTAGGAGTTTGCTTCACATATCTGGAGAGTTCTTTTGTATGCTTGAGGTTTTCATAATTTGGATATTTTGGTATCACAGGAGTCTGTGCAGAGTATTTGGATATCTAATGATGCCAATACCATTGTTACATCTGGGTTTGGTGAGAAACATCTTCAAGTGTGGAACTGTGATTTGAATAGAAAGACTGTCAGTAAAGGGCCTGTTCTTTCCATGAAACATCCTCCAGTAGTATTTGAATGCAAGCATGGTTGGAATGAAGATGATGGTTTAGTCATCCTCTCAGTTTCCAGTTCAGGTACAGCTTATTTGTGGAATTTGAAGACCACATCAGCACAGGAGTATAATCCAACAAAGATAATGGTAAAAACTAAAGAAGCTGAAATAGACCAGAAACACAGTGGAAGTACCAAGAAGAGTCGCACTTCTATCATTACTGCTAGATTAAATGCTTTACAATCAGATGGATGGGTGACAGCTCTTGTTTGTTATGGTTCCATTAATTCTCCTCAGTTTAATCTCTTGGAAATTAGTAACCCAGGGGAGGATATTGTTGTAGCAGCCACAGACAACATTGTGAAAACTGTTGCTGAGGCTGGGAGGGAGAATGGTGTTCTTGCAGGAAAAGGTGTGACTACTTGTTTCCTCACTGATAGATGAAAACAAAAAGTTTCTTTAGTCACATAtaatcatttcttaattttctttagttttcattttttatttcagtCTCTTTGTGTTTCTGTTTTAAGATTTGGCTGTTCTATTTACTATGGTTTTTCTATATCTGTTTACTCAAACAATGGATGACCATTAAACATAACCCTTTTTTCAGCATTTCTTTCTCATTTATCAGTTTTTAGcttattaaaattttgtgtCTTCTCTAGGTTAATGATTTTAtctgaaatttgccttttctaggctaatgttttttttttctttgctttgatttatttgAATGTACTTGTAATGTCAATCCTTGCTAGACATCTTTCTTCATGAACTGATCTGTTTGGAAATAAGAATAGTTTTGACTCTCTAGGCCTTTTGGATGATCATAAGgttataatttcatttcaacCTTTTAGTTTTTATCTTACTGAAGTTACGTGCCTTttctagatttatttttttatattttccttctgATTTTTGGAATCTACTTCGAATGTGTGTCCTTGctgaatatgatttttttaactgGTTTGTTTGGTAATAGAAGTGGTTTTGCTTTTCTTAGCCTTTTTCTATGATTCAAGGTTGTAATTTCTTCTCATTGTGTATACTCTGTGGGCAATGGCTTGAAcaccctttctttcttttaataattttcttattcatcgaagaaagaaaatttactTAAGAAGTGCATAAGTAAATGTTAGCTTAAACATTGTGACATATCATTTAATCAAAATCATCACATCTGACTTTCAATTATATACAGAATACAAGCAGGACATCATATAACAGAGTATATATAGGATACAAAGTTTGCACCTATAAAATTCCTTAGCTGTTACTTTTTGGAACACTTCAGAGGTTTCTTTTAAAGTATTCTTCTAGATGCCAGAAATTATCTTCACAAGCATAATTTTGGATTACATTTTTCCTTGAAAGAGATGCATTAAAGATTACTTGTGAAGTTTCTTTTGTTAATCTCTTTTCAAATGCTTGTCAGACAAGGATTTTATATATGACAAGagttataattatattttaaaatctcattgcattttttatgatttgaacCAGGCTAAGAATGTTCTGTTTCATATGTTTTGTCCTGTGCAATTTGTTTCTAAGAACTCCCTAGTTTGTCAAACCTCACCAGCTACCCTTCAGTTAAGAAGTAAAAGTGAAAAGGTTCAATATTTCAGCGAGTTACTATTATGAGTTCCAAGTGCCAACTATAATTCTTTACATGTGATATTCATCTTATAAATCGTGGCTCTTGGAGTGACTTTCTAATGGTTCTGCTGTAtaaattttgaagatttggaATTAGAGGCAGTAGCAGAACCAATCCAAAACAAGaagtcaaataaaaagcgagcaGCATCTGATCCTGATCTTGCTGCTGCAGAAAACATGGTTGATATTGGTAAGTGTTATTACATAatatcttcttcctttttctttctttctttccccctattttttttttcccagaaGCCTTAAACTTATAATTGAGTGGTAATAACTTCATCGAGTTGATCTCCATCTAGTATGTTCTTGTTACTCACTAAGAACCATGGTTGTTTAGGAGACCAAAAAATAGTCAAACGCATGTTGACTGCAACCTGACTTGTTTTTAGTTTTGTGTTTGTGGTAGGGATTTTGCTGATTTTTAACAGTTCAAAAAGTCATGCCCTAATTTGTTGCCCAAAATTGAGACCATCATAATTGGTTTCTACTTAAACCGAGTAAACAGATGCATGTGGACCCAGTCTGGTCCACTTTTGATTTCCCAGGCAGCCTGTCATTGCATCACATACCTTACTATGTAAAATAGAGATGTAAATGACTGCTTCTTGTGTATAACAACTGCAGAAAGGCTAATGCCATGACTTGCCTGTGTTTTTTCAATTTCAGATCAAACAATAACTTGATGGATATCTAAGTTTTAAACATCAATCTAACttctataaaaattatgaaacacACTGAATCATGTCTATAAAATAAATGCATGAGTTGTTGTGAAAAAACCTAGCCTAGTGAACAGAAGAAACACCCCCAAATCTCTATTGCTTCTTTAGGTGAAGTGATGAGATTAACCAGTGTTATGGAAATTTATAAGTTGGATTGTTGTTACCATCTGGTGGAATCCAGTTTAAGCTCTATTTTATGGCAAACTATCGATTGTGGAATTGGTGTTTATGCTAGTCTGTCATTGTGGTTTGCTTTCCGGTATTAGTAAATACAATCTTCACACTTTCACATTAATTCAAATTATACCCTGGTTGTGGTATTGGATATAGGCCATGGAGAGGCTGTGGATGGAGTCCAAATTGATGATGATTGGGATGAGCCGACCATGGGCGAGAAACTTGAGAGTTTAAATCTAATAGATAATGCTGATAATGGCAAGACCCGTGAAAATCAAGAATCTTCTCTTCACACAATGCCTCCAAGCGCAGACTCAGTTCATGTTTTGCTTAAGCAAGCATTAAATGCAGATGATCGTGCACTTCTGTTAGATTGCTTATACACCCAAGATGAGAAGGTCCTTTTCTCTCCCTAATTTAATTAATGACGGTACAACATTTCTAAATATTGTATCTTCTAAGAAACCTGATATATTATATGTTTGCAGGTTATTGCAAATTCAGTCTCACTGCTAAATCCATCTCATGTTCTCAAGCTTTTAGGCTCTCTTATATCCATGATTGAGTCAAGGTAAATACTGATGTATAATTGGGATAtatacatttcttttttatggGCAAGTAGaacaaaatttatcaaaaaaaatgcTTAACAAAAAGGCATATATAATTGGGCTGTATGATATCTACACATGTAAATGCATATATATGACTGATACATCAAGGTATCTTTTGGTACATTATAAATGAGTTTTCTACGACTAGCTGGCATTGCTATTGGAACACTCTGTCCCCCGGATAGATAAGAGGTTCTGAACAAggacaaaagaaaaatgttaggACCAGAAGCTTTATTAGGAAAATCACCAATTTAACAAGGTGTTTTTGTTTCTTACCCTGTGTAGTTCTTGGTGTTCCTTTAGGTAGATTTAATACTAGCCAAAAGCAATTAGAGTGAGGAATTAGAAATTCAATTTGAGGCAGGTGACAACATTGCTTCAATGGGGCTTATccagaaaaggaagaaaagaaaaaaaaaaagaaaaaagaaaaaagaaaaaagaatattgCTCAAAATGGTCATTGGCTGTTTGTTACAAATTTAATGTGGGTTTCTGGGGGTGATTCCAGCTTGAGACTCCCTAAACTGGTGATCACACATCATGAACCTGAAGAAGGATTTTCCTTCAGTGTTTGAAAAGAATTTGATGCGTGGGGTTTCTTTTTTTGTCAGTGTTTGAAAATTGAATGTGTGGATATTGTTGTTCAAACTTTCACGCACAAGATTATTAAGATTAATGGGTTTTTGTGTTGCATTTGCTTTATAGGGGTGCAATATTGGTATGTGCCCTTCCATGGCTAAGAAGTTTACTCCTTCAACATGCGAGCGGAATAATGTCTCAGGAATCATCTTTACTTGCCCTCAACTCTTTATTTCAGGTCAGAACTAAGACTACATTATTTCgagtaaaacaaataaattttttctctctttttttttttggtataaatTGACTGATTCTATGAATGTCACTGCCCAGTCATAGTGATATCTATTCTATGAACCTTTCCAAACATATAGTTTTTCCAGGGATACCAAAACATTTTCTTGCTTTTAATAACATTTGagatgatttgattttttttttcttttctgacaGCATAAAGTGTGTTTATTGTACGAGATGGGAATCAAACCATTTGCTTGTTTACTTGTTTTGAATGACATTTGAGATAATTCCATCTTTGTTTTCAACAGCATATGGTGTGTTCATTCATATCATGACTGGGTTCATCTGTAGGAGTTCCATTTACAACATAACATTATCTATCTTTTAATTGCTGTGatgattccaagttttgcaACCCTAATTTTTGTTTGGAACTTAATACTATATTAGTGAGGAATGTTGCTATCAAGTGCCATCAGATGTCCATCAGATGCCCAAATTGTATTAAGTCTAATTACACATGCCATTAAATAACCAATGCCAGTGGATTAATTGTTATAGCTAGACACTGTATTCCATGGATTAGAGGGCAAGTTATTtaactccatttttttctttgtgatgGATATGCAGCTCATAGAATCAAGAGTTTCAACTTTCCGTCCAGCCCTTCAACTACAAAGTTGCTTAGACTTCCTTTATGCAGGGGTGAGCGtgcttttcaataaatattagGTGTGGATTCCGGTGAGTCCTTTTCATTCATGTGATTTGTTTTCTGCACAGGTTGGTGATGATGGGTTAGATGAGAATGAGACAGTAACGCCAATTATTTACGAGGACAAGGATGATGAAAGTGATGAAGGGGAGGAATCTGGAGATGCCATGGAAACAAATGAAGATAGCGAGGAACTTGAAGGCTTCAGTGGTTTAAGTGATATTGAAGGAAGTGAAGGAATGAGCGACTGACTTTTGATGATTAAAAGGCTGGGTTAGTCGGAGTTTGAAGAAAAGATTTCGGGCCTAAACTGGTACTTGAGTTATAATCTCATCGGAATAAAAACCAATATAATCTATGGACATtctatttaattgttttttgtttgtctgGGAAACAGAAATCTCAGTGAAACACAGCCCAATATAGTACTGGAGATGGTGAAACCCTTCCAGAGTTGAGGAGTTAGTGATAGTGAACAAAAACTTGAGAGCAGTTTCATGCCCTTGTTGCACAAGATGAAGATGGAGAAgggaagaaaggaagaaagaaaaaggccaTGAGCATAGCTTGGTGAGCCACGGAAATGCActgtgttttcttgtttttagggTTCTTTTGTTCCCTTTTTGTAGGAGTGTCTGTGATGCGGTTGTAGCATTCCACATGTCGTAATGTGTTGGGGTGCAAAATTTTGATGCAACAATTTAAAGTGAATCGAGGAGAAACACAAATAttgcttttcatttttatatgctGTGCCAAAGAGATCGAGGCGTATGATTTTACGGTTTGATTCGggttaattgattgattaaaagGATGAGAAACCCATTCTTTCTCTACCACAGTTTCTCCCATCACTTCCAAtctaccaatttttttatgaagtcTTACCCTCTCCTCCACCCTCTTCAACCGGATCCTTTTCATCTCTAGGGTTGCTGAGAATTGGCTAAGAAACCCAACCAGGCAGCCATCTCGTTTTGCCCCCTACACAGTATACCCAAGACGCACAAACGGATAAAATCCTAAACGACGTCGTACAAGGAATcaagaaaaaatcaatatggAATGAGAAGAGAAGATTGCAGCTTGCATTTATATCGAGGTGAAATTACAATTCCATCCCTTCCAAGTTACAAAGCCAACAACAAACGACACTGACCCTGACACTGACAGttgaaaaaacataacaaatatTGGGCCGAGCCCAACAGCCCAATAGCAAACGCACGCTTTTCAAACTACTCTTTGGGCCTGTCCTCATTGCCGGCCATTCCGAAGGTTTGCTTCATAGCATCTGCAGCGCCTTGGGCCATGCCCTTCACTCTCTCTCCAGTGGTCTGCAGGATCCCGCCAGTCTTATCTTTGCCTGCTTCGGCCGTCTCACGGCCCGACTCGACCATCTCCGAGGCCTTCTCTTTCGTAGCCTCGGTGACCCCCAGGGCCTTCTCCTTGGCCGCCCCTGCCTTCTCTGAGAGGTAGCCTCCGCTCTGGTCCTTGGACTCCTGGGTCCTGCCTTTCGCTTGCTGGGCCGTATCAGCTGTCTTGTCTTTAGCATGCTGGGCTGTTTCTGCCGTTTTGTCTTTGGCCCCTTGGGCCTTCTCCTTCACCACCTCCGATGCTTCCCTTCCCTTTGCCATCGCTTGATCGGTCTTCTCCTGTGTAAAACAGGAAACTATTACGCTTATGCAGTAGGACTTGAAAATGGGCCGTGCCTTAATGAGAGATGATTAAGTAGGGATTTACGTATCATAGTGTTAAGGTGTTTGAAAATGTGATTAATAAATAGCCAAGCatgagagaagagagaagagagaagagagaaacgAGAGATACCTGAGCATGGGCTTTGGTTTCACCAGCCTTGTAGCTCTGATCAGGGGATGccatctttatcttcttcaaccAAACTCGAACTCACTCAGCTCAACTCAACTCAACTCACTGCTAATACTCAAAAGAACTCCAGAGACTTGCATTCAAAACTGAACCCGAGGATAGGGGGTAGGCTGTGGTTCCATGCATACATATAGAATTTCATACACAGTTATTGGTCGACGCGTGTCCTGCTTTATGACACGTACGTGGCACGTGCCATCTCATCGTCATACGCCTTTGTTTATAATGGGATTGGGTTAGTGACGCTGATTCTTTAGTTTCAAGACACGTGGCGCTATGCCCTCTACCGGATGATGCGCGACACTGTGATTTTGGCTGTTAGTATTCTTTTCgtttgttttcaaaatcgaaCTCCACCGAATCGGAAAAATTACGATGGAACCCTTAATgtcaaatttatataatttatgtattatataaaataaaaaaataattacaagaaatttaaaatgtatataattaaaatttttaataatattttaatttatattagatatatcaaattaaattataaagataaatataaatatattaatattttaaactagtatatataatatttaaatataaaaatatgtttaagatgaaaaaaaattatagtatttAATCTTATCTCTttgtgtttgtattttattatttgaaaattattgtattagttatatacattattttcataattattattataaaaatcaagATGAATgtaaatatttggatgaaaaaaatttgaaaaaaaaaaacattaatcttGCTATATATTTAGTTTACCGGCACTAATTATACATGGATAGCATATAGCTCAATGACCTTACCCTTGCTTTTAAAGTTGGAGGCCAGTGATTCAATCAAATCCCACATCGTAAAGGCATCCCACATTGTAAGGGCTTTAACTAAATGCAAGGTACAAATACCTTGCATCACTAGCAACAACCATACCTGGAGATTAAATTACGCTTTGGTTTTTAACAATAAGTGAAAGTTCGACCCAATTTTGGGCTTGATTGGTTTTTAGGAAGTTAGATGGATCGTCGAATACGATCCAACCATCACCTCGAGAGCAGTTCAACATATGACTGGTTGATTcgatctaattttcaaaacattgttttttttatttttttaacttgaatttttaaaaagaaaatgaaaaatttctttctcttttcttacCTTTGATATTGGTCATCAAATTAACCTTGAGGATACTCCTCAAGATCCTATTCCTCTTTCATCTCAAACATCTACCTCCCCCTGATCTCCTCCTCTTTTATAGGAGCCTTTTTCGCCTCATTCTCCCACCCTCACAATTCGAACCCTAACGTTATAGTCATTGATTTGCTtgtctcttttccttttcaacCCCAACGTGACAAACAGTTCCCTTCTGATCTCAAAGAAACCGAGTTTtttaagatgcatgaaaacatatgaaaatcctaagtgcactcatgcattcatcttacattagtttcctatgatctcaagtcttccaaCCGTCTCAATTTTGTATcaatttggtcatttgatgaattttcgagtttatacctgtgGATCATCTAAAGTAATTGCCAAAGAAGAACTCTATGCCCTTAGGGAAAGATGTCTCATCAGCTCGTCTTGAGGTTGTTTGTCGGCTCTGAGTGTGTCGACTTTGAGAAGGGCCCGCTGTTAACACTTCctataatttcacaaaattaaatttatattaaatatgtctcttgaagagacaccttcaaaaATTCTCATATCAGCCCTTcattgaaataattgaatttataccaCGAACAAATACCTTGCAACACCAATAGAACCAAGCCTTGAGATTAGATTGGGCTTTGGTGCTCATTAACCCTTTTGGATTCAATCGAGTTAGGTTTTTAATGGGTGTTTGGTTGTAGTGCTTATTGGGTTTCTATAATAAGTTTAGCCCAATTTTGAGCTTGATTGGTTCTTAGGAAGCCAAACAGTTTGTCTGATTTGATGGTTGAACCACTAGTTTGAATAGTTTAAGATCGGTTTAACATGAAATCGGTTAAACATCGATTTAACGTGGAAACGGTTCCTTAGGACAAATCGAACCAAAGATATGACCAATTAATTATCCAATCAGATCGACTGATCTtgtctaattttcaaaatattaagtcTTTTGgctgaaatttttaaaaagaaaatgccaAATTTCTCAGCTTTCTTACCTTTGATATTATTCACTTTGATTTTAATTGcacatcataaaaatattatgaataagATTTTCGtttgataatttaatttgaaaaagaaaaagaaaaaaaaggaagcatAACTTCTACATATATTGGGCCAACCCGGATCAAGCTCTCTAATTTGAAGCCTAGGTCTGTCCAACCTAAACATTTAGTGGGTTAGGTTAGGGTGTACATTGTTTGAACCCTTATTAGGCCTTTTGCACAAATATAatcgtttaaaaaaaaaaaaaaatctttctttcaaaaatagtgatgaaatatGAGTTGATCTTCAACATAAGACAACCTATTTGATTTGCAAAACCAGGTCAAGCTCTCTCCGGAACCTATGCAG from Vitis vinifera cultivar Pinot Noir 40024 chromosome 9, ASM3070453v1 includes these protein-coding regions:
- the LOC100258268 gene encoding late embryogenesis abundant protein 1, producing the protein MASPDQSYKAGETKAHAQEKTDQAMAKGREASEVVKEKAQGAKDKTAETAQHAKDKTADTAQQAKGRTQESKDQSGGYLSEKAGAAKEKALGVTEATKEKASEMVESGRETAEAGKDKTGGILQTTGERVKGMAQGAADAMKQTFGMAGNEDRPKE
- the LOC100265278 gene encoding uncharacterized protein LOC100265278 isoform X1 — its product is MAREKKLKPVVSSFTPDGDFLAILSPDGTVKIWNTSYQSLVAEWKGPDVDSGIGYSCMTCSFVGKKRRKERGACLLLALVTNDGNILVVDIFAGEMKWESSRYHPGGIVGLSFANKGRILHVVGTNGMVSTLKSENGELIGEFKASKKPISSLAFSSDEKILAIAGSKIRVLSLENGKELLKFPDDLESVQSIWISNDANTIVTSGFGEKHLQVWNCDLNRKTVSKGPVLSMKHPPVVFECKHGWNEDDGLVILSVSSSGTAYLWNLKTTSAQEYNPTKIMVKTKEAEIDQKHSGSTKKSRTSIITARLNALQSDGWVTALVCYGSINSPQFNLLEISNPGEDIVVAATDNIVKTVAEAGRENGVLAGKDLELEAVAEPIQNKKSNKKRAASDPDLAAAENMVDIGHGEAVDGVQIDDDWDEPTMGEKLESLNLIDNADNGKTRENQESSLHTMPPSADSVHVLLKQALNADDRALLLDCLYTQDEKVIANSVSLLNPSHVLKLLGSLISMIESRGAILVCALPWLRSLLLQHASGIMSQESSLLALNSLFQLIESRVSTFRPALQLQSCLDFLYAGVGDDGLDENETVTPIIYEDKDDESDEGEESGDAMETNEDSEELEGFSGLSDIEGSEGMSD
- the LOC100265278 gene encoding uncharacterized protein LOC100265278 isoform X2, producing the protein MVSTLKSENGELIGEFKASKKPISSLAFSSDEKILAIAGSKIRVLSLENGKELLKFPDDLESVQSIWISNDANTIVTSGFGEKHLQVWNCDLNRKTVSKGPVLSMKHPPVVFECKHGWNEDDGLVILSVSSSGTAYLWNLKTTSAQEYNPTKIMVKTKEAEIDQKHSGSTKKSRTSIITARLNALQSDGWVTALVCYGSINSPQFNLLEISNPGEDIVVAATDNIVKTVAEAGRENGVLAGKDLELEAVAEPIQNKKSNKKRAASDPDLAAAENMVDIGHGEAVDGVQIDDDWDEPTMGEKLESLNLIDNADNGKTRENQESSLHTMPPSADSVHVLLKQALNADDRALLLDCLYTQDEKVIANSVSLLNPSHVLKLLGSLISMIESRGAILVCALPWLRSLLLQHASGIMSQESSLLALNSLFQLIESRVSTFRPALQLQSCLDFLYAGVGDDGLDENETVTPIIYEDKDDESDEGEESGDAMETNEDSEELEGFSGLSDIEGSEGMSD